DNA from Bacteroidales bacterium:
TGAATAAATCGTCCGCTAAGCAATGTTGCCAAATCACCGGAAAGCATTTCGGCATTACTGCCTGTGCAATAAATATCTGCAATATTTTTATTTTGAAAATGCCTTAATGCTTTTTCAAATTCTTGTATTTCTTGCAGTTCATCAATAAAAAGATAATTGGGTTTGTTTTTATCAAGCTCTTCTTCTGTATATTTTATTAAAGAATGATAATCTGAAATAAAATCAAAATCGTATTGCTCCTTATCAATAAAAATAATATTTGCATCCGGTTTAACAGACTGAATATATTGTACAGTCATTTTTAAAACATAAGACTTGCCTACACGCCGTTGACCGGTAAAAATTTTTATGATATTTTTATCAATATACGGTTTTACTTGCTCTAAATATGTATTTCTGAATATTATTTCTTTACTCATATGTAAATATTTGCTGCAAATATAGCAATTGTTTACTTATAGGTAAATAAAATTTGTGTTTTTTACTATATTTAAAACTGTCTATAACAATATTTCTGTATCTTTTTTTGTAAATATGTCAATCTGATATTCGTATCCGAAGTCATCGTATCAATGTATCAGCAGACATACTGTCAGGTTAAAACCTGTTTTAATTAAATTGAAATAGTGATACGATGACTGTTAACTACACCGTGACTGTCATGTCAAGCCGATATACTACTTGTAATGTTAAATAGTATAACTTGTCTTGTTCTTTTATTTACTCGCTATCGCTCATGAAAATAGTTGATAAGCTGTTGACATTAACTTTTCTTAATCATTTTAATTTCTCTCTGTTTAAAAAAAATGCTGTTGCATTTTAGCAGATAAAATCTACTGTTATTGTTCGACGAAGTTACGCTATCGCTAAACTTCGCCGAGCGGAGTTTTTAATAAAACAGTAACCCTTAAAAAAAAGTTTTCAAATTCTGCACCTCAAAGGCACGGTAGTAAAATAATTTTTTCATATTATAAATTTTGCTATTTTTGTAATAATCTATTCAATTAAAATTTTATAGGCATGAAAAGTTCAGGACTATTTTTATTAACCGTCTTATTAAGGTTATTCTCCGTAAATTATGGAGGAAGCAGCAGTTCATCAGCTTATATGAAATTAACCGAATTGAATTTTGCCGATAAAGGGATTCCTGTTACGGTTCGAGCTTCTGAAGGTGCCGAAATTAAAAACGGTATGTTTATGAGAGTGTTCGGAGGCATTACAGAAAAAACCTACACCATCACCGCTGAAGATTTTCAGAATCTAGAGGGAGATCCACCCGATAGTGTCTGGGGATTTTCACTCACGGATATCGAAGCAGCAGGTGGGGGAAAGGCTTTTTTTGAAATGCACAAAGATGAAATCCAAGCCTATGCTGATGCTAATGGAATTAAATACAATGGAAATCCAAAGTTTCTTTTGATAAAATTTAATAGTGAATTTAAAATTGTAAAATCTAAAAAAGAAATCGCAAACATAGATAAAAATATTGAAAACATAGATAAAAATATTGAAAATGATAAAAAAGAAATCGCAAACATAGATAAAAATATTGAAAACATAGATAAAAATATTGAAAACATAGATAAAAATATTGAAAACATAGATAAAAATATTGAAAACATAGATAAAAATATTGAAAACATAGATAAAAATATTGAAGATATGAATAATTCTATGGTGCAAAACTTAAAAAATAAAAAGGAAAAACCACCAAAAGAGTAAGTACTGAGTTGCTTTTGGTACATATTTCTGGTAGAATTTAGAGATGGCTCCTATAGATAGTTCTTCTATGTCAAAAAATGCAGAAACAGTGAAAGCTATTTCTGAGGAAGAAGTGAAACTAAATACGGATATAAATGCTGCGAGCGAAGAAATCGAAGCAGTTTTTCCACCCGCCGGCACTCGTTTGCAACGAGTGCCTTTTCGCCTGTTATTATCATATATCTATTTTTACTGATTAATTACAAGTTATTTGTTGTGCCGATTCTAAAACAATATCAATCATACTATCTAAATCTGCATAATTTCGAGCTGAACTGAATAAATAATCTTACGGATATTCTACAATCAATTCTTTAACCGGATTTTGATGATTAGGTCTGTCTTTATCTGTTATTTTATATTTGTCTGACACTGTTTGTTATTTTATTTTTTGTTTGCTCTGTTGTACTCGTTGCAAACGAGTGCCGGCAGGTATTTCTTAGTTATTTCCCTGAAAATTTCTTAATAATTTGATAAGCTTCCAAAATCTCCTGAAATTTATCTTCCGCTTTTTGTATAATTTCGTCACTTTGCCCGTAAAATTTATCGGGATGGTATTTCTTTGCCAGAGTTCGGTACACTTTTTTTAGTTGAGATTTTGTAACGGAAGGAGTAACACCCAGAATTTTATATGCTTTATAGGGCAGAAAAGATTTTGAAAATGATTTTGCTTGTTTTCTTCGGTTTTGTTCTTCGATTATTTTTCGTTCTTCTTTTAAGCCTTGTTTTATATATGCATTTTTAATGAAATTATAGGTTTTTTTATGAACTAAGAGTCTTATTCTTACTTTTTCAATAAAATTTTCTTCATTTATTGTTAAAATTGTATCATTTGCAGATAAATCTAATAAAACGGACAACACAAAATATTTTACTTCAGACTTCTTTGTTGCTAATCTGTCACAAGCTTTATTGACATCTGTTTCTGTTAAAATAATTTTTTTGAATAGCTTCTCAATTTTATCTTTTTTATAAACTTTAGATATTTTCAATATATTTTGTTTTATTATGTTAGTTTCAATTTGAGAATATTTTAAAAAAGCAATTATTATTTTTATTATCTCAATTTCTGTTTTTTTTATTTTTAGGAGGGATGTTTTTATTATTATTGTTGTAAATGTTAGTATAATTGTAAGAATTAAGAAAGTAAACATGGCATTTTTGTCCCCTGTCTCAATAGTTAATATAATAATAATTAAAAACAAAATTATAATTGAAATTAAGCAACCGATGCCGACTCCCTTCCTTGCTTTAAATTCATCATTAATACTATTTAAATAATTTCCCATTTAAAACAGTTTTTTGTAGATGTTCTCATCATTTATATTCAACAGAATATTTTTGTCATCAACTTTAAGACGGTATATCAAAAATCTTTTTAAATATTCTTTTAAATTAGAATGAATATTCTTTTCTGAGCTTAATTGCTTGATAATATTTTTATTAATCATAATCGGATGCCCGCCTTTTTCCTTATATGCCGGAACAATATATTCTGCTTCATTTCTTTTTTCATAAAGAACAGTTAAAAGTTCTTGATTAACAAACGGATTGTCACTGTTTTGGATAAAGCAACAAAAGCAACAGTTGTTTTTTTTTAAAGCTTTTAATCCTGTTTGTAATGAAAAAAATCTTTCACGTTCAGGAAACTTGTTAAGAACAAACTTTACGATATCAGGAAAGTTTAAATTAAGTGTATTTTTTATATTAATTCCGTCCGGATTCATTACAACAATAATTTCCTCACATCCGAAAGTAAGGTATTCTCCGACAATTTTTTCAAGAAAAGTTCTATTTTTTTCAAATAATAATGAAAACTTTGCTTGTTTCATTCTGCTTGAAAAACCGGCTGAAAGAATAACAACAGAAGTGTTATTTTTTTTAATCATAATACAAAAATATAAAATGTGGGTATTTATTGCTATAATTAATAAAAAATGATACTTAATTTTGCTTATTATTTTATAGATTTGTCCTTTCTAAAAAAAAGACTATGAAAATTTTAATTAAAAGAATTCCGACTATATTATTAGTAGCAGCAGTAATTTTTTCTTTGAACAGTTGCTGTGAAAATAATGATGAAAATTTACAGACACTTGTTGATACTGTTAAAAAGGAAGAAACAGTTAAAAAGACTCGTGAAGAATTAATCGTAAATCGAGACACAATGTTAATTGCAAATACTGACAGTATTACCGAATTTGAGAATAAACATACACCTGAGATTACCTTTAGTGAGATTGATGAAAAAGGATATGCAAAGATTTATGTTTCAGTAGGTTCAAACGGAATAGTTCATCCTTCCGTAAATGAGCATTGGATTGATTTTATCACTTTATTGATAAACGACAAAGAAATTAAACGCATTGAAAATGAGAATAGTGAAGGAAGCAATAAACATGAGTTTTTTATTCCTTTGAAAGAAAATGATATTATAACAGTTATAATAGGTTGTAACTTACACGGTATCTGGAAAAATAGTGTTCAAGTTGAATAAATAATCCGGAATAAATTAAAATTACACTTTCATCCGAAAGTTTTTCAAAATTAGTTAAATTTATCTTGTAAGCCCAATAAAACAGGTTAGATTCTTTTGTTTTTAAAGAAAATAAGTCTGTCTGAAAATGGATTTTCT
Protein-coding regions in this window:
- a CDS encoding DnaJ domain-containing protein, with the translated sequence MGNYLNSINDEFKARKGVGIGCLISIIILFLIIIILTIETGDKNAMFTFLILTIILTFTTIIIKTSLLKIKKTEIEIIKIIIAFLKYSQIETNIIKQNILKISKVYKKDKIEKLFKKIILTETDVNKACDRLATKKSEVKYFVLSVLLDLSANDTILTINEENFIEKVRIRLLVHKKTYNFIKNAYIKQGLKEERKIIEEQNRRKQAKSFSKSFLPYKAYKILGVTPSVTKSQLKKVYRTLAKKYHPDKFYGQSDEIIQKAEDKFQEILEAYQIIKKFSGK
- a CDS encoding NTP transferase domain-containing protein, producing MIKKNNTSVVILSAGFSSRMKQAKFSLLFEKNRTFLEKIVGEYLTFGCEEIIVVMNPDGINIKNTLNLNFPDIVKFVLNKFPERERFFSLQTGLKALKKNNCCFCCFIQNSDNPFVNQELLTVLYEKRNEAEYIVPAYKEKGGHPIMINKNIIKQLSSEKNIHSNLKEYLKRFLIYRLKVDDKNILLNINDENIYKKLF
- a CDS encoding class II SORL domain-containing protein, whose translation is MKILIKRIPTILLVAAVIFSLNSCCENNDENLQTLVDTVKKEETVKKTREELIVNRDTMLIANTDSITEFENKHTPEITFSEIDEKGYAKIYVSVGSNGIVHPSVNEHWIDFITLLINDKEIKRIENENSEGSNKHEFFIPLKENDIITVIIGCNLHGIWKNSVQVE